The DNA sequence GTCTCTCCCGGGTATTGCACGACACTCTGACCTCAGTCTTCTTCAATAGGTGCAACATTAGGTGCCTTACCTTGAGAATTCAGACACAATACTAAACACttggtaaaaaataaaattcagttcTAAACACCGGTGAGACGTGGACCTGAAAGTCGTAAGTGTTTTAAGATGGCACTATAATTTGTGTGAGTGTGTTGTTTAGCATTtcaatacagtttttttttattatttctatgtaGTCTTGCGGATTATGTTTACAggtataataggtattatgttgTTATGTAATACATTATGATAGCACAACGATTGCCACCTTATGTGATAAAATTAATCGAAGTACTTACATCACTAGGAATTTATGGTGAAACTTATGAATGACTAATCAATTGTAATTTTCTAGAAATACTGTgtgagtattttatttaaaaacaacactGAATGCACGTTGGTTTTTTCTACCAATTCCTATAAGTAAAACgctttatcattatcagtcaATGATCATCTACAGACTATTTATTCCCTTCCTGTCTGAGTTGGAAGGTCTGGCAGTGAGCTAATGGGCGCCCAAAATTTGCCAGTACGTGGTGTCAACCTAAGAATTCATCCCACAGTTATGGGTTCTTCGGGAGACATTGGTATATACTTACCTTGAAAGATCCATGCTCCCTCCGTAACACGataccatttttttaaactacgtgatatatttatagtgaCCTGTAATTCCCGACGACTTGGTCATAAACTACAGGCACTGTACCTTCAGTCAGACGGCAGTCTGACATCAGGGATCCATGGAGCAGTGGATCTAGCCGCTGCAGCGTATAGCCGCACTACTCACAAACTCACAAAGAGAGTCGCCTCGGGGTGGTGAGCCACTGACATGCCCTGACAGATGCCGGAGCTGTTAATGGCAACagttaattttgtataatcCCTTCGTAACCGTAAATTTTCATTCTTATAGGTACTTGACCTATCtgatgaaaatttattgaCGTCAGAACTATGGGACCTGCAAGCACAGCCATGGCCCTGGCTCCTGACCTATGTTTTTTAATGAGTTAGCTATGCctgaaaacatttttttatttaatatggaAAATGTAGAGAGTTATTCGTAATTATGATGGTACACATCCTGATATCAGGTCATGCGAAccatacataatgtagcttcaatgtattataaatagaaataagGAACACTTAAAAACTTGTGCTGCATTAAATTACTGAACTACTGTTTCCACGAGACCTTAAGCCCCTTCTTATCACACTTAAACCTACTCAGGGCAATAAATTGTCGATAGTAATTCATAAAATGTTGTAGTAATACTGATATGATTACAGTATATTTACGAATTACttaaatacacatttaaaaacacttgattcattcattttagtagcgaaaattatgtaaaacgTAAACATTCCTCTAAGGTTAATGTATCTTCGTGTTACTGAATGTATTCCTAGTATTCCTACACATAAACATGTACAAATCATaccttaaacaaatattatgtaggcTGTAATATCATTAGGTATATGTTCGTTTGGTAAGAATAAAATCGAAATCTACTAAATCTATCTCAAAAGTTCTTTGACGTTACATAAGCTACTTTCCATCCCAGAATTCGTCCAAAAATCCCATAAACTCAAATCGTACCACGCAGCGAAAGACTTATCTTTCAACACCACTAACCACTACCCTTCTCAAATTCCAGAGCGACTCAGTGAGCTACTTCTTCGAAGACCTCGAGCGCATCGCCCGGCTGGACTACGTGCCGTCGCACCAGGACATCCTGCACTGCCGGAAGGCCACCAAGGGCATCTCCGAGTGCACCATCAACATCAACAACGTGCCCTTCGTGTTTGTAGATGTTGGGGGGCAGCGGACGCAGCGGCAAAAGTGGACGCAGTGCTTCGACTCGGTCACGTCGATACTGTTTCTCGTGTCGACGTCGGAGTTCGACCAGGTGCTGTCGGAGGATAGGTGAGTTcagttattatttgttatacaagactaaagtctgttttttaatctcagatactagaGTGACGGATTATGAACTATTGTCCGTCCAACGATACGTCAcataatcgcgggacaatcgtcTGTTGATGAActgttcagaatctgtcattttagtatctgagattaaaaataGACTTTTGTTATAGATCGAAAAAACAGGCTGTACAGCAAAAGCATCACCGAATCTTAAAGATATGTCGTACCCTGTACaactagcacggggcgcaagacgtggCAAAAGTTTTCATCGCGCGGCTTCGAGAGCGAGTACGacgcgacggaaaacttttgtcacatcttGCGCCCCGTTCTAGGCCTTCTGGGCATTCATGGCCTCACATcacaatgtaggtacatggacttgtataagtttttataatttgtgtGTGTAATATGTAGCTTGCTTGAAAAGGATCGATGGATCGATGTTTTGAAGAGGCttgttgcattttttttatttaaattgttttcgcAAGTAGTGTAAAGAAATTGGAGAAGTTATGAATCAGTTAAGTCATCTATACGGCTCGGAACCGTAATTGTTGGCTAAAGCTTAGAGAAAACCGAGACTTGGCAAAGTACTATGGTCGTTCTAAGACTACTTCTACTAGGAACCATTTGGACTAAAGTCGCTGTGATTACTGAAAGAACAGATGTTCAGGATTGCACTTTTAAACTTCGCAGCTTATCTTGGGAAACATTTATTATCtgaacaaactgttgtgtaacCTGTGAGCTCGCGATATCGCGCCTGACGACAACAGATTTCTATTGTGTCTGATTTCAAGGGACTCAAGCTTTTAACTAATGTCACCTTTTCAAATATTACAGGAAAACTAACCGGCTAGAGGAGGCGCTCAACATCTTCGACACGATCGTGAACAACGTCAACTTCAAAGGCATTTCCATTATCCTGTTCCTGAACAAGTCGGACCTGCTCGCGAGGAAGGTCGCAAGCAAAGACACGGACATCCGCTGGTACTACCCGCAGTTCGCAGGGGACCCACACAACTTGCGTGATGTCCAAATGTTCCTACTCAACATGTTCGCCAACGCTCGGAGGGAACCCAAGACAACCCTTTACCACCACTTCACAACAGCCATAGACACTCACAATATAGAGGTCGTCTTCAACTCGGTAAAGGATACGATTCTCAACAGGAACCTCGAATCTCTCATGCTGCAGTGACATGGATTTTATGTGATACCACGTTCAAAgcataattgtatttttaaggaactgtgtatgtatgtatgcatAATAGTGAAAAGACAAAATAATGTGattgtataatatgtacagaCCTTTAAAGGCCTATATGTAACGTTTATAGGTGTCTTATAGGAAGTTTTGTACGCTGTATTTGAGTGTCAAATACGTATGAGATAGCTATGTGTAGTATTTAAATGTAACAATTTGTATATCAGTATATTAATGACCAAAAAGTAGATTTTGCACATGAAATGTATTATATTGAACACGttgtatgattttttaatgtgTATAAGCGGATGGGTAATCTGACATTGTATACTATTGGTGTAATGACATGTATGAATATggtaataatgtaggtaaacTATTCAACTATAGGCCGCTCGATCGGAATCTTATGGTTGTAACTTATCTGTCGTATCTACGCATATACTCACTGTGAAGTCTGAATCACCATAGCTTCATATATAGTCAGATTTTCATGTATACGTCCGTATGTATAAGCAACATTCCTCAAACAATGCAGCAACTTACATATACGGCGGCTAAGATCTTTCAGAGACTTCAGAGAGCTTCTATGAcatcataaatacatataacgCAATGAGTTAGAATCGTGGTAGCGATAAATCATAATCAAAAGCGACACAAAGCGAACAGATAAGTTGCAAACACAGAAACTTCACCATAGATCTTCCTTCAAATGTAGGAACAGAAGGGTAGCGCGCAATGGCTTTTAGATGATACGTAGAATAGGCAATAATTGAAAAGGTgcttaaaaatttataaatgctCATTTCCTACTGATGCCTGTAGAAAGTTATGCAGAGTGAAATACTTTAAAGcgaacattttataatatttgtatcgGAATTTTGCACGACTATACTGCAGAGGGCACAGGGTGCCTGGCGTTGGAATTTGAGACTAAACTCGTATCTTGCGGTAGGCCTAATATTGCGTGGAGTCCATTGTTTGCAAGAATCTTGCCTCAGCAAGACTATGGACATGTTACAAAATTCATATTCATCTATAAAAGTTCTGAATGAATGTAATCTGcttcaatataaaataatt is a window from the Plutella xylostella chromosome 10, ilPluXylo3.1, whole genome shotgun sequence genome containing:
- the LOC105391521 gene encoding guanine nucleotide-binding protein subunit alpha homolog — protein: MANDMWSCTCCTEALTCWLRLKLSPEEIEQRYRSKEIDRILEKDKQALKRQVKLLLLGAGESGKSTFLKQMRIIHKVKFEPELVREYQHVIYQNIVKGIQVLVDARDKLAIPWENPRNLDLGQQALHFNSAASLDSRLFMHYAPHIQSLWLDRAIKRAYDRRREFQLSDSVSYFFEDLERIARLDYVPSHQDILHCRKATKGISECTININNVPFVFVDVGGQRTQRQKWTQCFDSVTSILFLVSTSEFDQVLSEDRKTNRLEEALNIFDTIVNNVNFKGISIILFLNKSDLLARKVASKDTDIRWYYPQFAGDPHNLRDVQMFLLNMFANARREPKTTLYHHFTTAIDTHNIEVVFNSVKDTILNRNLESLMLQ